The Planctomycetota bacterium DNA window ACAGTCGAAGGAATCCTCGGAAACTTTGGCCCTGTTCTAGCGTTGTAGTGCTAGGCCGCCAGACCCCTAAAGGGGCTTACTGGATGTCGCAGGTCTCAGCCGCTGTCGCGTCGAATCGCACGACCAGCACCCGGCGGTTGACGCTGTCCGACACGTAGAGCCGCCCATCCGCCTCTGCGTAGTCGCACTCGGTGGGCCAGGCGAAGGCGATCTCGGGCTCCGGCACACGGCTCCCCGGGCCGGCGGAGTCGGCATTCCCGTACGCCCCGATGCGCGCCAGCCGGTTGCCGGCAGCGTCCACCATCTCCACCGACGAGTAGAAGGCGCTCGGCGCGTAGACCCGGCCGTAGGGGTCAGCGTCCAGTTGCGATTGCAGGCACTCGCAGCCGTCGTCGCCCGTGAATCCGTCGAAGGAATGCGGGATGATCCCGATGCCCGGGTAGCGCCACTTAGCCCCCACCACCTTCACATCCCAGGCGAGGTAGCCCGACTTGTAGGACACCGCATCGGCTGGGGCGTTGGGCAGCGCCAGGCTCTCGTCAATGAAGGGGGCCTTGGGGCTGAAGTTCCCGTAGATCCGGCCGCCCTCGGGACCGAACTTGAAGATCGCCCCCAGGTGGAAGAGGTACGGGTTGGCGTACAGGTAGCTCCAGGGCGGTTGGCGGTCGGCCTTGCGGTAGTAGCTCCAGGCGAGAGCCGGCACCGCCTTGGCGAAGTCGGCTGGGATGGGCTCCGCGGCGGGCTTGAGGTTCATGCCCAGGTACACGTTGCCGCGGTTATCCACGCCGATGCCGGAGTCGCCGCTGCCCGCCCCGTTGATCAGAGCGGCCTTCTTGAGCGTGCCGTCGGGCCCCCAGACGTCCACGGTGGCCACGCACGCATGGTCGGGCGAGCGGCGCACGTAGAGGTCGCCGTTGGGGGCGATGCAGTGGCCGCGCAGCCCCATGTCGGGGCCGTAGCCCCGGAACTTGACGGCCAGCTTGTTCGTGCCGGTGGCCGGGAACGGCAGCGGCTTGCCCTGCGGGTCCACGCGCACCAGGGCATTCGAGCCGTAGCCGCCCATCAGGTAGATGTTGCCCTCGCGGTCCACTGCGAGGTCGTTCCCTGGCAGGCGGAAGCGGCTGGCCTTGCCCGTCGTGAGGTCAATGAGCGCGTGCCCCGTCCCATGCTCGCCGACGATGACGCGCTTGCGCGGTGGGTCGGCGGCAAGGAAGCTGGGCCAGTGCAGCCCGCCCGCCTCCCCGACCGGCTCGCCGATGCTCAGTCTCGCGCCTTCGTCGGTGATCGGCACAAGGTCGTTGGGGCGGCCATAGCCTGTGTACAGCGACACCCACAGGCGGGGCGGGGTGGCCGAGGCGTCGAGGGCCATGAACTCGGCGGCGCGCTTCTTGACCTCGAACTCCAGCCGCGCCAGCTCCCGCGGGGCCTCGCCCTTCCAGGGCGCGAGCTTGAGGATGCGGCTGGTGACGGGGTCGGCGTCCTTGGCCGTCATGAGGTCATAGGAGCGCGCGCCCTTGCGGCAGAGGAGGTAGAGTTCGCCGCCCGGGCCCACCGCAATCTGCTCGGGCGAGGGCGCGGGGAACGCGCCCAGCCGCTTGCCGTCCTGCGAGTGCACCTTGACCCGGTTGTTCCCTCGGTCGCACACGTACAGTCGCCCCTCGGCGTCGAAGGCCAGGCCCTGGGGATCGTTGAACTCGTCGTCGCCGGCGCCCGGCTCCTTGCGCCCGAGCCAGGGCTCGCCAAGCTCCTGGTCGGTCCACCGGAGCCTGTAGACGCCGTGGTGCCGCTCGCCTTTCTCGAAGTAGGCCCGTCTCATGTCCTGCACGAGGTAGATCCACTGCCCGTCGGGGCTGACGGCCAGGCGGTCCATGCCGATGGCATAGCCTTCGCCGGCGCCGCCCAGGAAGCCGCGAGCCTTGCGGATCCGCGGCCCCACGAAGCCGGTCTTCTCGGGGGCGCCCCCGTCCGGATGGAAGGCGAGCAGGTGGCGCGCGGGGCCGTGGTTGCACATCGAGCCAATGGCGCTCGCCGCCAGCAGATAGCCGTCCGGGTGCCAGGCCATCGTCTGGCCGCGGATCCCGGCCACCAGCGGATAGAGGCTGTGGGCCTGCCCGTTGAAGACCAGCGGCTGGCGCCGGCCATCAATCTTCACGTGGCCCACGGGCTCGGTGCGCGCCTCGGCAGTGTTCGCCGCGTACGGCATGATGGTGCGCAGGTACTTGCCTCGACGGTCGAGCACGCGCAACTCCGCACGGCCGCGGAAGGGATCCGCCAGCAGGACGAAGAGTTCGCCGCTCGGGCTGGCCGTCAGCGCGCAGATCTCGCCGCTGAGGGTGTTGTCGTTCCTCCCGAGGATCCCGTCCAGCCTCGGCTGGAGGCCCAGGCGCACCCGCACCTTGAAGGGGCCGCCGGCCGCGGGCCTGCCGCCGTCGTCCTTCCCGTCCCACAACAGTTCCTGGGACAACGAGCCCGGCTTGAATGGCTCAGGCGCGTTCGCGCCCAGGAGGCCGGCAGCGAGGTGACGGGCCACGCCTCCCCCGCCATCCAGCACAGCCACCTCCGAGTCGGTCGGCGCGGAGACCGAGAAGGAGATTCTCACACCCGCCCCGTCCCGGGCGGCGGTCGGTCTGGTCGCGAACCCGACCTCCCCCGCCGACGCCATCGCCAGGGCGAGAACTGACACGGCACCCGCCAGGCACGTCCACGAGATCACTCGACTCATCCGAGGGCTTCCTCTTCAGATTGGCACGCGGCACCGGGCTCCCGGGCCTGATGGTACCCAGCGAGAACGAGAGTGTCAAGCACTGGCGTCACGACGTCCGCCGCCGTGGCCCGAGTCGCCGGATCGAGGACCGAAGGCGAGCGGAGGAGGCCGGCCCTATCTCGCCCTTTCGGGGCTGAACCCGTGAATCCTGCTGAACCCAGGGGGTTGCTTCCTTGTCCCTACGCTCCGCACCTCTTCCTCGTCCCTACGCTCCGCACCTCTTCCTCGTCCCTACGCTCCGCGTGGGGACGCGCTCTTGGCCGCTCTGCGGCCCTCTTCGCCTTCCTGAAAGAAGGGACGCCGGGGCGTCCACATCTCCGCCCCCACGCGGAGCGTAGGGGCGAGAAGAGGAAGGTGTGCGCCCCCACGCGAGGTCTTCAGGCTCCGGAGAGAACAACCCCGTCTGCAATTCCGGCCCACACCCCCTTTCTTGACCGCGCAGGGCGGCCCTGGTACAATGGCCGTTGTGAGGTGACCATGCCCGGGACAGCCGCGGGGCAGGCATCTGTGCACAGAGCCTGCCCCATTCTGCCAAGGAGAGGCCCGTGAAGCCCGAACGCCTGAGAGACCTCTCGCCCGATCGCCGCACCGCCATCCTGAAGCGCTCGATGGAGGACGTCTCGGCCATCTTCGCCGACATGCGGGCGATCTGCGTGGACATCGCCAAGCGCGGCGATGCCGTGATCCTGGAGCACTATGCGAAGTACAAGCAGGGCATCACGCCGGCCGACTTCGTCGTGACCCGCGACGAGATCGAGGCGGCCTACCGCAAGGTGAGCCCCGATATCGTCGCCAAGCTGCGGTTCGCAGCGGCGAACATCGAGAAGTTCCACCTCGCGCAGCGCGAGCGCGAAATGTGGAGCATCGAGATTGCCCCGGGCATCCTGGCGGGCCGCGTGGTGCGGCCGATGGAGATCGCCGGCTGCTACGTGCCGGGCGGCCGCGCGGCCTATCCGTCCAGCGTGCTCATGACCGTCATCCCCGCCAAAGCCGCGGGCGTGCCGCGCATCGTGGCCTGCACCCCGCCCGGCGAGGGCATGACGGCCAACGAGGTGAGCCTCGTGGCCGCCGACCTCTCGGGCGTGCAGCAGATGTTCAAGATCGGCGGCCCCTGGGCCGTGGGCGCCATGGCCTACGGCACCGCCACCGTGCCCAAGGTCAGCAAGATCGTCGGACCCGGCAACCGCTACGTCACCGCCGCCAAGATGGCCGTCTTCGGCGAGGTGGACATTGATTCGCCCGCCGGCCCCAGCGAAATCCTCATCCTGGCCGACGACTCGGCCAACCCCCGTTGGATGGCCATTGACTTCATCTCGCAGGTCGAGCACGACCCAGACGCGGCGGCGGCCCTCGTGACCCCCTCGGCCCGCTTCGCCCAGGCCGTGTGCGACGAGATCAACCGGGCGCTGGACACCGTGCCCCGCAAGGAGATCGTGGCCAAGGCCCTCGAAGACAACTCGGCCGTGCTCGTGGCCGACTCGATGGACGAGGCGATCGCGTTCACCAACGACTACGCGGCGGAGCACCTGGAGGTGGTGACCGCCGACCCGATCTCGCTCCTGCCCCGCATCCAGCACGCGGGCAGCATCTTCCTCGGCCCGTATGCGCCCGTGCCGGCGGGCGACTACGCCAGCGGCACCAACCACGTGCTGCCCACGGGCCAGTGCGCCAAGATGTTCAGCGGCCTGAGCATAGACGACTTCCTCAAGAAGCCCACCTTCCAGTACCTCACGCGCGAGGGCCTGGCGCACCTGCGCGATGCCGTCATCGCCCTGGCCGAGGCCGAGGGCCTGCCGGTGCACGCGCAGACCATCCGCGAGCGGTTCGAGGGATAGGTCTTCGGGCGCTCAGCCCGGCGGGGCGCCGGCGTGGCCCTTCTTCGGCCTCAGGCGCATGGCTACCACCACGTCGCCGCCCACCTGGCAGCGGCGCTCGATAGTCGCCTCGAACTCGCCCAGGGCGGCCAGCACCCGGTCCGGCTCGCCCTCCACGAGCACCAGGCCGTTGGGCTGGCGGCGCAGGTAGGCGTGGACGTCCTCCGCCGAGGCCAGCGTCACGATCGGCACCCGCCCGTAGAACGACAGGGCCGATGCCTCCTTGAGCGCCCCGCCGTCGAGCTGGATCGTCGCCACCACCTCCCCTGCCTCCTGGCGGGTCTCCTGATCGAGCCAGGCGCCGTCGGCCTTGGCCGACAGCGGGTCGTCCATCAGCGGCAGCGCCCAGGCGAGAGCGACCAGGTACGTGAGGCCCATGCCCACGGCCACGGCGGCGAGGGCGGGCGCGGGCTGGCGCTTGCGCAGGCGCACAGCGGCGTATGCTCCAACCGCCGCCAACATTGCGGCGGCCACCAGGCCGGGCGCCATCAGGTCGCGGTAGTCGCCCAAACGGGACCCCGCAAACGGCAGGACGCACAGCCCCGCGAGCCCCGCTGCCAGCACGCCCGCCACGGTGGGCCACAGCACCAGCCGCCACGACAGACGCCGCTCACGCCAGGGGGCATCCAGCAGTCGGGTGATGGCGTACCCAATCAACACCGCGGCCATGGGATACAGCGGCAGAATGTAGACCTGCCGCTTCGAGCGTGAGATGGTGAAGAACACGAAGATGAGCGCGAACCACAGGAATGCAAGGCCGAGGGGCCGGTCGGCGTTTCGCCGCGCCTCACGCCACGCGGCCACGAGGCCCAACGGCAGGAACAGCGCCCACGGGGCGAGGCTGTCCCAGATGTTAATGAAGTAGTAGTAGGGCGGCCGCAGGTGCAAGTGGCCGGTGAGGAATCGGCCCACGTTCTGCTTGAAGATGAAGTAGAGCAGGTTCGACGCGCCGGCGGCCTGTGCATAGGCGACCGCCCATGCCACGAACAGGCAGGAGCCCGCCGCGGCCAGCGCCGTCACGCGGACGGCTCCCCGCCACTCGCGGCGGACCAGGTGGTCCAGGCCCAGCACCCCCGCCGGCAGCACGATGCCGGCAGGGCCTTTGACCAGCGACGCCACGCCCATCAGCAACGCGGTGCCCACCCAGCCGACCGCCCGGTCCCGCGCGCACGACGCCGTGCGCGCCAGGTCGTAGACGATGATCGCTGACCCGATAAGGAAGGCGAACGGCATGTCGAGGTGCATGTTCACGGCCTGCCACACGAAGTAGTAGGCCGTGCCCAGCACGGCCACGGTCCAACAGGCCACGCGCGGCCCCAGGCGCCGCTGTGTCCACACGCCGGTCACAATGAGCAGGCCGATGGCCGACAGCATGGTGGGCAGCCGCAGAACCCACTCGCTCTGGCCGCCCAAGACTCCCGCCGCCGAGGTGAGCCAGAAGAACAGCGGCGGATAGTCGGGGAACTCGCGCCCGTAGAGGAACAGCCGCAGGGCATCGCCCGAGGCGATCATGTGCTGCGTGATCTGCGCCATGTCGGGCTCGTCGGGGTACCAGAAGTCACGCTGAATCCCGCCCACCAGGTAGAGTGCCGACAGCCCGGCAACCAGCAGCCACCATCGGGTCATTCCGTGCTCTCTGCCAAGAAGGATGCGCGCACGCCTCAATTGCTCAGATTGTATCACACGCCCGGCGCCCGGACAAGCGGGGGGCTGCCGGTGGCTCGCCTTGACGGAGAAGCCCCTGCCCGGGGCCGCATCCCCGAGTCAGGGGCTTCTGCCCGCTGCCCATAGGGCCTTCCGTCACTTCGCGGGCTCCCAGCCGCGGTAGGTCACTTCGAACCACAGTTCGTCGCTCGGCAGGCTGAGGATCTTCTCGAGCTGGAAGAGCTTGCCGTTGATCGGCAGCCGCACGCGGATCGGCTCGGCCCCGGCTGCCTTGGCCTCTTGCTCGACGCGCGCCTGGACCTGCTCTTCCATCTGCTGCGCCTGCTGTTGGGCGTCGTGCGGCACCACAATGCGCTCGGGCCCGGTGGCCAGCGCGGCGAACTTCTCGACCTCGCGCAGCGGCCCGGCAAACGTGCTCTTGCCGAGCAGCCACGTGCGGTAGTGCCCCTCGATCGGCAGGTAGTAGTTGTACATCACGTGCATCGTCGGCGCGTCCATCTGTGGGAGGTCAACGCGCAGGCTGCCCCTCTTGGGCGCCGCCGTGGCCGGGGCCTCCACGTACACGATGTCCACCGGGAACGAGGCCAGCTCCTGCGCGCCGCTGGCGCTGCGGATGAGCGGGATGAGGACGTTGCCCTTGTCGTCTCTCGCCGGCGTGGCCGTGTTGCCGCTGACTTCGGCCGACCAGATCGTGGCGCCCTCGGGCATCTTGAGGCGGAGGAACTGGTTGCGGTTGTTGCGCACGCTGTAGACCACTTTGGTGATCCGCCGCCCGTCGTTGAGCTGCATGCCGGTGAAGAGCGCGCTGTCCACGATGGTCACCAGCACGCCCACCTCGTCGTGCCGCTTGACCGTGAGCGGAATGGTGAAGGTGTCGCCCACGTAGCGGAAGCCGAGCAGGATCGGCTGCTTGGTCATGGCCACCAGTTCGGACGGGAGCTGCCGCACGTCCACCGGTCGGGCGCCTTCCACCTTGTCGCTCGTGATCTCGACGTTGGTGACCGCCACCACGCCGATGAAGCCCTTCTCGCGCTCGACTCCGACCGTGCGGATGACGGGCGCTTCCACGCTGTCCTTCACCGCCCGCTCGAAGCTGACGGTGAGCTGCTGGGCGCCGATCACCTCGCCGCGGAACACCACCGTCAGTTCGCCCGGGGCGGCGACCCGCCAGTCCTGCAAGTTCGCGCCGGTCACGGTGAGGATGCTGGTGTCGGAGGGCACCTTGAGCTTCAGTTCGCGCACCGGCGTGTGCAGGATGTTGTAGTTCACGGTCTCCTGGCACAGCAGCACGCCTTCGGCGACGGCGACCATGGTGTTCGTCTCGGCGTAGAGCTTGGGCGGCACGGCCTCGGCCTTGGGCAGCGCGCGCTCCCACGTGACCGTGAGCGGCACCCCGCTGGCGATGGCCGCGGCCACCTGCGTCTTGCCCGCCGCCGTTTTGACAAGCTGCGACTGGGCGCCCGCCACCCTCACGTCCACGTTCTCGCGCGCCACCACCAGGTCGAGGATGCTCGCGCCCGGGGTCACGCGCTGGAACGTCACGCGGTTGATCCCCGCGTCCTTCTCCACGGCGACCGAGAACTCGACCGCGACGTCCACCGTGCCCGTCTTGTCGGTGAGGATTTCATAGGCCTGGCCGCTGCTGTTCAGGAACACGCCGGCCGGCAGGGTGCTCCTGGTGATCGCCACAGTGCCGGGCAGGACGGGGATGCGGGTCCACGCCCTCTCCCGGAGGATGTCGGCCTTGAGCTTGAGCGTGAGCGTCGCCCCGTCGTCCGTCAGGTCGCCCGTGAACTGGCACGACGAGACGACGTAGTCGGTCGGCGGCGGCGTGGCGGCCTTGCCGGCCCTCTGCTGGATGGACCACTCGAGCAGGGCCTTGAACTCGGTCCACGGCAGGTCCACCGTGGCGGCCTGGCCCATCTTCTCGACCTTCACGCCGAGAAGGTTCTGGACCTCGGCCCAGGGGATGGTGAGGATGCCGCCGCCCCCGCCGGCCGGGTCGTAGCCCGTGATCTTCACGAACTGGTCCCAGCTCAGCGTCACCTCGCCCTTCTCGCGCGAAGGGGCTGCGGCCGGCTCGCCCGCCTCCAGCGCCGACGCCGCCAGCACGGCCACCGCGGCCGCCATTGCTACCATCGCCATTCGCCGCATTGTTGGCCTCCTTTCAGGTAGGGTGTGCATACCTGCACACCATCTTCTGTTTGTGCGTGCATGGATGCACGCCTACCGGGAATAGCGGTAGCTCGCCCTCAGCACCAGCTCATCGCCCGGCTCGACGAGGGTCTTCTCGAACTTCACCAGCCGCCCCGCACGCGGCACGGCAATCTCCTGCGCCGTCACCACGAACGGGAACGGGTTCCTCGGCTCGGTCCAGTGCTGCATCGGGTTCGCCTGCACGGCGGTGAGGTAGCCGCCGTTGTTGATGACGAGATACTGCTGATGCAGCAGGTCAATGGGGTTGCCGTTCACATCGAGGGTATTGCCGACCTCGCCGGCGAAGCGCACGTTGCACGTCATGCCGTTGGGGAGCCAGGCATCGGTGCCTACGATGGTCTCCTGAGCGTTGGGGTTCGCCGCCACGCGGCCCCGCTTCTTCGCCGCGTCGAGTTCCAGCAGGGTGCGAAGCTGCGCCTCGTCCACCACGGCGAACGACACGCCGTTGCTGCCGACGGTGAAGCTGATGCCCAGGCCGTTCGCCTCGTCGGGCGTGCAGTTCAGGTTGATGCCGTTCACCTGCACCTTCTGCGCCCTGTTGATCGCCAGCTTCTCCGCGAAGTCGTCGAAGAGCGCGGCGCCGCCGCTTCGCACGACGCCTGAGTCCTCCACCGCCGTCTCACCGCGGGGCGAGGTCAAGGCCCAGCCGTAGTTGCGCGTCACGAAGGTCTGGAATCGCCTGTCGCGCAGCAGTTCGTCCGTCTCATCATCCCCGCCGAAGAACTGCTCCTCCAACGGCTTCTTTCCGAGGCCTCTTGCCTGCTGGGTGGCGATCCGGCGGCCCCACTCCACCTGCGCGCCGCGGGCGCGGCGGAGTTCCGAGACAAGAGCCTCGATCCGTTTGTGCCCCTCAGGCGTGTGCCGCACCTCGATCCTGCCGTTTCGGTAGGTCACCGCGTAATCGTCGCCGTCCACGTCTTGCGGCTTCTTCTCGCCCTCGGTCTCCCACGTGCCGGGCGCGATGCTCTTCTTGATGAAATCAACGAGCTTCTCGCCCGTCAGCGGCTCGCCCTTGTCTTCCTCGTCGCCGCCGAAGAACTCCTGGGCCATCTCCTGCCCTCCGCCGCCGCGAGTCGAATAGCCCGCATCGGCCGCCAACGCCTGCTGGCGGCTCCGGAGCTTGTTGATGTCCAGCGTCAGGTCGCTCACGTCGTAGGCCCGCACCGCCGGCTTGTCGGGCCGCCGCGACGGCGTCTCAGGCGTTGTCGAGCGGCCCGGGCCGGGCGGCTCGGGCTTCGGCGGAGGGGTCAGACGCACCGCTCGATCCTCGACCGTCTTCGTCAGGCCGTCGGGCTGCTCGCGCCCGCGGAGACGCCGCCCGTCGAGCTCCTCGGCCTTCTGCTTCACGGCCTCGAGGGCGAGCGACGTGATTTCGCGCTGAAGCGCCACGCCGCCGAGATCGGTCTGTTGCTGGATCTGTTTGGCTTCCCTCAGTGCCTCGTCATAGCGCCCCTTGCCCTTGAGTTCCTGGACCTTCTTGAGGGATTTCTGGACCTCCTGGACTTCGCCCGCGCGGATTCTGGACAGTTCTTCGCGGGCGAGGCGCAGGCGGGCGTCTTGCTCGGACTCGCTCGCGCCCTGCTCCACGAGCTGTTGGCCGAGGGCCGCGGCGGCCTCGAGGTTGGCCTTGGCATCCTGGAGGTTCCCCGAGCGCGAGGCGGCGAGGCCCTTTTCGAGATACTCGCGCTGCTCCTCGACGAGGCCCCTCTGCTCGGCCTGAATCTCGCGCTTCACCTGGAGGCCCGCCGCCTTCTCGGCCTGGGACTTCGGGCCGTCGGCCGCCTTGCCCTCGCCCGTGGTGAGCTTGATGTTTTCGAGGAGCTTCCGCGCGTTCTCGGCCTCGAACGACTTCGGGTTGAGGGCGAGCACTTGTTCCAGACTCTTTCGCGCGTTCGCGTAGTCCTGTCGGTCGTAGAAGTCGCGCCCGGAGCGGTAGTAGTTCTTCCAGAGCAATGCCTTCACGGGGGCGTTGATGGTCGCTGGCATCTCCTGCGCCTGCGGCGGGGCTTGGCCCTGCGGCGGCGCGAAGGGCTGGTTCGCGGGCGGGGCTTCAGAGACGGGCTCTTTCGCGGGCGGTGCCGGCTTGGGGGCCGCCGTCTCCCGTTTGCCCCCGAGGCCTGAGCCCAGGAAGCCCAGAAGGGCGAGCCTCGACCTCCGCCTGCCTGGCTCCTCGGGCTTCTCCTCGGGCTCGGGCGAGACAGGGATGTCCTCGATGGCCACCTCGTGGTCTTCTGTTGCGGCCGGCACCGGGCGTGCCTTGGGGCGGTAGCCTTCGGCGGCCACGCCCAAGCCGTAGTCGAGGCTCGCGGTGGCCGTCTCGTTCGAGTACTTCTCCACCTGTCGGAGCGGGCCGGCCCAGCGCTTGACCCGCATCGTTTCGGGCAGGTAGGTTTCGCACCAGGCGTAGGCGATGGGCACGTCAATGCGCGGCAGCGGCAGGGCGATCTCGCCGCGGCGCGGCATTGTGGGCGGCGTGTCCTCACGCCGCGTACCGCGGGACGGGGACGTCCCGCCCACAACGTCCAGGCGGCACAGGAACACCACGTCCACGGGGAATGTCACGAGTCCCTTCACGCTGGCGAGCGAGCGCACGAGCGGCACGAGATACGTGTTCGGGGCGTCGGGCGCCGCCGTGAGGGCCTTCGACTCCTCGTTGACCCGCGCCTGAAGCACCAGCGCGCCGGGCGGCAGTTCGAGGCGCAGGAACTGGCGGGTGCGGTTGCGCAGCTCGTAGCTCGCCCTGCAAACGAGTGCGCCGTCGGGGCGGAAGGTGAGCTCGTAGTGGGCGAGATCGGCGATGGACTCCTGGAGAGCGAATTCGCCGAGGTTGAGCAGTTCGGCCTGGGCGGACCAGGCCCGCGCGGTGATCTGGCAGGCGATGGCCGGCGCGCCCGCCAGCAGGGCGCGGGCCGAGGCCGGGATGTCGCCCAGCGCGATCTGGCGCAGGCCGCTCAGCGTTCCCGCGAGCACTTCGGTGGCGCCGGCCGTGCTCGTGACCACCAGCGTGCCGCCAGCCCAGTGGCCATCGGTGATCGCCAGTTCGCCGAGTCGCTGGGTCGCCTCCTTCGCCAACGCCATCTCGCAGGCCACGCGCAGGCGCGTGCGCTCGCGCACCTTGCCCCGCAGGAACACCACGGCCCGGCCCCCCGCCACCTGCGTCTCGCGGACGTCGGGGCCGGTGATTGCCAGGCGCTCGGCCGCGGGCGGCAGCGAAAGCTCCAGGCGGTCGCTCACCCCGCCGATGATCGCCACGTCGAGGTCCGCCACCACCTGCTGCACCGCGGCGTCGAGGTTCCACGCGACGTTGCCCTTCAAGGCATAGCGCGGTGGCCGGTCGGTCACCGGCAGCGGCGGGCCGTACGCCAGACTCAGGCGCGACCGCGGCGTGAGCGCGAGCTGGCCATGCGTGCCCCTCCCCGCCTCGCCCCGCAGCGTGAGCGGAATGCGCTCTCCCGCCGCCGCATTCCTCGACTGGCCCTGCGCTTCGCCGGAGTCGGGCGCGACAGTCAGTTCCCAGGGGTCGGGCGATTCGAATCGCACGCGCGTCGCCACGCTGCGCGGGATGGACAGGGTGAGCGAGCGGCCCGAGGCCGTTGACTCTCTGAGGGCGATCCGCGCCGAGACCACGTGTTCACCCGCCTGCGCGGGTGTGTAGCACAGCCAGGCCCCCTGGGTCGCCAGCGTGGCCGGCCGGCCACCCACGAGCACCTCGTCCCACGCCAGCGCCGACGTCAGCGCCGGCACGTTCGAGCAGCGCTCGGCGTCGAGCACCTGAAGCCGCAACGTGACCTCCAGAAGCGGCTTGCGGTCGGCCGGCACGGTGAGCGCGTAGACGCCCTCCACCGCGATCACCGGGACAGGCGGGACCCGCCTCGGCGGCTCGACCGTCTCGCGGACGTACTGCTCCCACACGGGCCGGGCGACCCGGAAGTGCGCATCTTCGAGGAGCCGCGACCGCGCGATCAG harbors:
- the hisD gene encoding histidinol dehydrogenase, with product MKPERLRDLSPDRRTAILKRSMEDVSAIFADMRAICVDIAKRGDAVILEHYAKYKQGITPADFVVTRDEIEAAYRKVSPDIVAKLRFAAANIEKFHLAQREREMWSIEIAPGILAGRVVRPMEIAGCYVPGGRAAYPSSVLMTVIPAKAAGVPRIVACTPPGEGMTANEVSLVAADLSGVQQMFKIGGPWAVGAMAYGTATVPKVSKIVGPGNRYVTAAKMAVFGEVDIDSPAGPSEILILADDSANPRWMAIDFISQVEHDPDAAAALVTPSARFAQAVCDEINRALDTVPRKEIVAKALEDNSAVLVADSMDEAIAFTNDYAAEHLEVVTADPISLLPRIQHAGSIFLGPYAPVPAGDYASGTNHVLPTGQCAKMFSGLSIDDFLKKPTFQYLTREGLAHLRDAVIALAEAEGLPVHAQTIRERFEG
- a CDS encoding glycosyltransferase family 39 protein → MTRWWLLVAGLSALYLVGGIQRDFWYPDEPDMAQITQHMIASGDALRLFLYGREFPDYPPLFFWLTSAAGVLGGQSEWVLRLPTMLSAIGLLIVTGVWTQRRLGPRVACWTVAVLGTAYYFVWQAVNMHLDMPFAFLIGSAIIVYDLARTASCARDRAVGWVGTALLMGVASLVKGPAGIVLPAGVLGLDHLVRREWRGAVRVTALAAAGSCLFVAWAVAYAQAAGASNLLYFIFKQNVGRFLTGHLHLRPPYYYFINIWDSLAPWALFLPLGLVAAWREARRNADRPLGLAFLWFALIFVFFTISRSKRQVYILPLYPMAAVLIGYAITRLLDAPWRERRLSWRLVLWPTVAGVLAAGLAGLCVLPFAGSRLGDYRDLMAPGLVAAAMLAAVGAYAAVRLRKRQPAPALAAVAVGMGLTYLVALAWALPLMDDPLSAKADGAWLDQETRQEAGEVVATIQLDGGALKEASALSFYGRVPIVTLASAEDVHAYLRRQPNGLVLVEGEPDRVLAALGEFEATIERRCQVGGDVVVAMRLRPKKGHAGAPPG